One window of the Trifolium pratense cultivar HEN17-A07 linkage group LG2, ARS_RC_1.1, whole genome shotgun sequence genome contains the following:
- the LOC123907400 gene encoding protein CANDIDATE G-PROTEIN COUPLED RECEPTOR 7 translates to MDFSSFQFLFSIFLLLSFFPFSFSEIRFSEIRNDDRPIVPFDQFGFTHNGRLELNVSKISLSNSNLDLSKVGFFLCTLDSWLHVLQQLEDGEIRCALQSDLVKSVYTFNSLNGKDSFNTLYNETDSDQYNLVFANCHPQQLKVTMDVNSAMYNLDGKSNVRDYLSAGRTILPRVYFIFSLLYFTLAAVWISVLYKKRLTAFRIHYFMLAVIILKAVNLLCEAEDKSYIKRTGSAHGWDILFYMFSFLKGISLFTLIVLIGTGWSFLKPFLQDKEKKVLMIVIPLQIVANIAQVVIDESGPYGHDWVTWKQIFLLVDVVCCCAVLFPIVWSIKNLREAARTDGKAAVNLMKLTLFRHYYVVVIFYIYFTRVVVYALETITSYRYSWTSVVAAELATLAFYVFTGYKFKPEAHNPYFVIDDEEEEAAAEALKLEDEFEL, encoded by the coding sequence ATGGATTTTTCTTCCTTTCAGTTTCTATTTTCCATTTTCCTCTTACTTTCTTTCTTCCCATTTTCCTTCTCCGAGATCCGTTTCTCCGAGATCCGTAACGACGATCGTCCCATCGTTCCTTTCGATCAATTCGGTTTCACTCATAACGGTCGTCTCGAACTCAACGTTTCCAAAATCTCACTCTCAAATTCCAATCTCGATCTTTCCAAAGTCGGTTTCTTCCTCTGCACTCTCGATTCATGGCTTCACGTTCTTCAACAACTTGAAGACGGTGAAATTCGTTGCGCTCTTCAATCAGATCTTGTTAAATCGGTTTACACTTTCAATTCTCTTAACGGTAAAGATTCTTTTAACACGCTCTACAATGAAACCGATTCCGATCAGTATAATCTCGTTTTCGCTAATTGTCATCCTCAACAGCTTAAAGTTACCATGGATGTTAATTCCGCTATGTATAATCTTGACGGAAAAAGTAACGTCCGTGATTATCTTTCTGCTGGTAGAACAATTTTACCTagggtttattttattttctctttgcTCTATTTTACCCTTGCTGCTGTTTGGATCAGTGTTCTTTACAAAAAACGATTAACCGCTTTTCGAATTCATTACTTTATGCTTGCTGTTATAATTTTGAAAGCGGTTAATCTGTTATGTGAAGCTGAAGATAAGTCTTATATTAAGCGTACTGGAAGTGCACATGGTTGGGATATACTTTTCTATATGTTTAGTTTTTTGAAAGGGATTTCGCTTTTTACGCTTATTGTATTGATCGGTACCGGTTGGTCTTTTCTGAAGCCCTTCCTTCAGGATAAGGAAAAGAAGGTTCTTATGATTGTGATTCCGCTTCAGATTGTTGCTAACATTGCTCAGGTTGTTATTGATGAGAGTGGACCTTATGGACATGATTGGGTTACATGGAAACAGATTTTCCttcttgttgatgttgtttGTTGCTGCGCTGTTTTGTTTCCGATTGTATGGTCGATTAAGAATCTTCGCGAGGCTGCTAGGACTGACGGCAAGGCTGCTGTTAATTTGATGAAGTTGACTCTCTTCAGGCATTATTATGTTGTTGTTATCTTTTACATTTACTTCACAAGGGTTGTGGTTTATGCATTGGAGACTATTACTTCGTATCGCTATTCTTGGACTAGTGTGGTTGCTGCCGAGTTGGCTACGCTTGCTTTCTATGTGTTTACTGGTTATAAGTTCAAGCCAGAGGCTCACAATCCATATTTTGTtattgatgatgaagaggaagaggCTGCTGCTGAGGCGTTGAAGCTTGAAGATGAATTTGAATTGTAA
- the LOC123909755 gene encoding beta-carotene isomerase D27, chloroplastic yields the protein MVVLSFHVIPQPKTPPHGLRACGGIIRCGIAEPSGEPAPLGQKTRYNDSIFEKAFMTLFARKMEPFAEPVIGNAKKKKEKKGWLDIWDYDYESFVDVSKRVMLRRSRLQQQQVVREVLLSMLPPGAPAQFRKLFPPTRWAAEFNAALTVPFFHWLVGPSEVIEVEINGVKQKSGVRIKKCRYLENSGCVGMCVNMCKIPTQDFFTNEFGLPLTMIPNFENMSCDMVYGQTPPSFEDDPVSKQPCYADICPVANPNSSVCPKLQA from the exons ATGGTTGTTCTCAGTTTTCATGTTATCCCGCAACCGAAAACTCCACCGCATGGTCTAAGAGCATGTGGTGGCATCATTCGTTGCGGGATAGCTGAACCATCGGGCGAGCCTGCTCCTTTGGGACAGAAGACTCGTTACAATGATAGCATTTTTGAGAAGGCTTTCATGACTCTTTTTGCACGGAAAATGGAACCATTTGCTGAGCCTGTAATAGGGAATgctaaaaagaagaaagaaaagaaaggttGGTTGGATATTTGGGATTATGATTATGAGAGTTTTGTGGATGTGTCGAAGAGAGTGATGTTGCGTCGGTCGCGGTTGCAGCAGCAGCAAGTTGTTCGTGAAGTTCTTCTCTCTATGCTTCCTCCAGGTGCGCCTGCTCAG TTTAGGAAATTATTTCCACCAACAAGATGGGCTGCAGAGTTTAACGCTGCATTAACAGTACCTTTCTTCCACTGGCTAGTTGGTCCGTCTGAG GTTATAGAAGTCGAAATAAATGGGGTGAAGCAAAAGAGTGGCGTCCGTATAAAGAAATGCAG GTACCTGGAGAACAGTGGGTGTGTTGGAATGTGTGTgaatatgtgcaagattcctACCCAAGATTTTTTCACTAATGAATTTGGACTTCCATTAACCATGATTCCTA ATTTTGAAAACATGAGTTGTGATATGGTGTATGGCCAAACTCCACCTTCATTTGAAGATGATCCAGTCTCCAAACAACCTTGCTATGCTGATATAT GTCCTGTAGCAAACCCAAACTCCAGTGTATGTCCTAAGCTACAAGCATGA